Proteins encoded together in one Terriglobus saanensis SP1PR4 window:
- a CDS encoding sensor domain-containing protein: MKRTTDRKTDTTTNHATGIISAAFLTLLVLAAILLGLTAAGDYFHVRSTAMGGQSRDARKDGFVFAATIGHRTRNAQIAAGSEQVLDFSRLPSEAAARLTTDTIKRPVEFLHDLGFTSIAIVRPDGIVIRSGAPLPSSIVSVPLKSSLPARLLWNNGFYLETRHELKSSKDEFLGTMVAQQPIPTLDEIFRQDPENGKTHDMMLCGPISSGAMCFASRSKNGPFTLTDTSDQRLQLIQSAFAGETSTEYWTRTSVGRVLASSVPVGSTGLALTKTVAVWETLIPLDLEVGAIALVVFVLMGLSWPLLTRAVKPLVDTLILEKERSNQNEHRFIAAMESSLSAFYLLDSVRDERNEIIDFRFVYLNGHAEKLIHRRSADLLGKWLCTEIPMNRTAGFFDKYRKVVETGIPFNEEASVSSVDVDAAWVHLQVVRLGDGIAITTTDISLRKRMEIQLEKALGFTQAIIDASPFSTIVTDLEGNIVAVNPATERMLWYTKAEMVGKMTPLSLHDPVELKLRAAELSAGMGVPVAANMEVFIVGPKRGMAEENEWTYIRKDGSRLPVQLTVTALTDDYGHETGYMGIAYDITERKRQQDYISHLAHHDSLTGLPTRILFKDRVDVALARVQRYGGKCALMLIDLDNFKDINDSLGHHAGDEVLIVIAQRLKEVLRSTDTVSRMGGDEFTVLLDHITSEEDATTAAVKLLATLSKPILIGEDLLPISASIGISIYPEGGATSGNLLKNADAAMYYAKGSGKQSYRLFTQGLADATTKRLQMEMALKKAIKSQEFSVVYQPQVALANDVIIGVEVLARWKSERLGVVPPSDFIPIAEQCGVIAPLGEWILRTACNDVKALSDSIGRPLRLAVNVSPRQLEREGFAARVALILVETMFPAEMLEIEITEGVLMSDSLLVWEALKDLQSQGVQMAIDDFGTGFSNISYLLKLSVNQIKIDRSFITNLEDDPGCDAVVGSLISMANTLGVTVVAEGVETEGQRDILRAKGCHEAQGYFYHRPMDVADLMKVLQGSKVGA; encoded by the coding sequence ATGAAGAGGACCACAGATCGGAAAACAGACACGACGACGAACCATGCCACAGGCATCATCTCGGCAGCGTTCCTCACGCTGCTCGTCCTCGCAGCGATTCTTCTTGGCCTGACCGCCGCTGGAGATTACTTCCATGTGCGTTCAACTGCCATGGGTGGTCAATCGCGCGATGCTCGGAAAGACGGCTTTGTCTTCGCCGCAACGATCGGCCATCGAACCCGCAACGCACAGATTGCTGCGGGTAGCGAACAAGTCCTCGATTTCAGCCGTCTTCCCAGCGAAGCAGCCGCTAGGCTCACGACAGACACCATTAAGCGGCCCGTCGAATTTCTGCACGACCTCGGATTTACCTCCATTGCGATCGTTCGCCCGGATGGAATCGTCATTCGGAGCGGGGCTCCACTGCCGTCGTCCATCGTTAGCGTTCCGCTCAAGTCCAGCCTGCCCGCCCGGCTTCTTTGGAACAACGGCTTCTACCTCGAAACCAGGCACGAGTTGAAAAGCAGCAAGGACGAGTTTCTGGGTACGATGGTCGCTCAGCAGCCCATTCCTACTCTGGATGAGATCTTTCGCCAGGACCCTGAGAACGGCAAAACCCATGACATGATGCTCTGCGGGCCGATCTCCTCTGGAGCCATGTGCTTCGCGAGTCGTTCGAAAAATGGACCCTTTACGCTCACGGATACTTCAGACCAGAGATTGCAGTTGATCCAGAGCGCGTTTGCTGGAGAAACCTCCACGGAGTACTGGACCAGAACCTCTGTGGGCAGAGTGCTTGCCTCATCCGTACCGGTGGGCAGCACAGGTCTCGCTTTGACGAAGACGGTCGCCGTCTGGGAAACGCTTATCCCCCTCGATCTTGAGGTGGGTGCAATCGCTCTTGTCGTTTTCGTCCTCATGGGCCTCTCCTGGCCTCTGCTTACGCGTGCGGTCAAGCCTCTGGTCGACACGCTGATCCTTGAAAAAGAGCGCTCGAATCAGAATGAGCACCGATTTATCGCCGCGATGGAGAGCAGTCTCAGTGCTTTCTATCTTCTGGACAGTGTTCGCGACGAGCGGAACGAGATCATTGATTTCCGTTTCGTGTACCTGAACGGGCACGCCGAAAAGCTGATTCACCGGAGATCGGCCGACCTCCTGGGCAAATGGCTCTGCACAGAGATTCCGATGAATCGGACAGCAGGGTTTTTCGACAAATACCGAAAGGTTGTGGAGACGGGAATCCCCTTCAATGAAGAAGCCTCGGTCTCCAGCGTCGACGTCGATGCCGCCTGGGTCCATCTCCAGGTCGTCCGTCTGGGCGATGGCATCGCGATTACGACGACAGATATCAGTCTGCGGAAGCGCATGGAAATTCAGCTGGAGAAGGCCCTCGGCTTTACCCAGGCGATCATCGACGCTTCGCCCTTCAGCACCATCGTGACTGACCTGGAAGGCAATATCGTTGCCGTGAATCCTGCCACGGAGCGGATGCTTTGGTACACCAAGGCCGAGATGGTGGGGAAGATGACTCCCCTTTCCCTTCACGATCCTGTCGAGCTGAAGTTGCGGGCCGCAGAGCTCTCCGCCGGTATGGGCGTCCCCGTAGCAGCCAACATGGAAGTCTTTATCGTGGGACCGAAGCGGGGAATGGCCGAGGAAAACGAATGGACCTACATCAGAAAAGATGGATCCAGGCTGCCCGTGCAACTCACTGTGACGGCACTGACCGATGACTATGGGCACGAAACGGGCTACATGGGCATCGCCTACGACATTACAGAACGAAAGCGGCAGCAAGACTATATCTCCCACCTGGCCCACCACGATTCCTTGACGGGCCTGCCGACCCGCATTCTCTTTAAGGATAGGGTCGATGTCGCTCTCGCCAGGGTGCAGAGATACGGGGGCAAGTGTGCTCTCATGCTCATCGATCTCGACAACTTCAAAGACATCAACGACTCCCTGGGGCACCATGCCGGAGATGAAGTCCTGATCGTCATTGCGCAAAGGCTAAAGGAGGTTCTGCGCTCTACGGATACCGTCTCCCGCATGGGCGGCGATGAGTTTACGGTCCTTCTCGATCACATTACATCGGAGGAGGACGCGACGACCGCCGCCGTAAAACTGCTGGCGACACTTTCGAAGCCGATTTTGATCGGAGAAGACCTTTTACCGATCTCGGCGAGCATCGGCATCAGCATCTATCCCGAAGGCGGAGCCACCTCGGGAAACCTTCTCAAGAACGCCGATGCGGCGATGTATTACGCCAAAGGTTCCGGGAAGCAGAGCTATCGTCTTTTCACACAAGGTCTGGCGGACGCCACAACCAAAAGACTCCAGATGGAGATGGCCCTTAAGAAAGCGATCAAGTCGCAGGAGTTCTCCGTGGTGTACCAGCCCCAGGTCGCCCTCGCGAACGATGTCATCATCGGCGTCGAAGTCCTGGCGCGATGGAAGAGCGAAAGGCTTGGAGTTGTTCCTCCCAGCGACTTTATTCCCATTGCAGAACAGTGCGGCGTGATCGCACCTCTCGGAGAATGGATTCTTAGAACAGCCTGCAATGACGTCAAGGCCCTCTCCGATTCGATCGGCAGACCCCTAAGGCTGGCTGTGAATGTTTCTCCTCGACAACTGGAGCGGGAAGGCTTCGCGGCCAGGGTGGCTTTGATTCTCGTGGAGACAATGTTCCCCGCAGAGATGCTTGAGATCGAGATTACGGAAGGGGTTTTGATGAGCGACTCCCTGCTTGTTTGGGAGGCCCTGAAGGATTTGCAGTCCCAGGGCGTACAAATGGCCATCGATGACTTTGGCACCGGCTTTTCGAACATCTCTTATCTGCTGAAACTCTCCGTCAATCAGATCAAGATCGATCGAAGCTTCATCACAAACCTGGAAGATGATCCTGGCTGCGATGCGGTCGTTGGCTCTCTGATCAGCATGGCCAATACGCTTGGAGTAACGGTAGTGGCAGAGGGTGTGGAGACGGAGGGACAGCGCGATATCCTGCGAGCCAAAGGCTGCCACGAGGCGCAGGGGTATTTCTACCACCGTCCGATGGATGTCGCAGATTTGATGAAGGTCCTGCAGGGCAGCAAGGTGGGCGCGTAG